The Salvia miltiorrhiza cultivar Shanhuang (shh) chromosome 1, IMPLAD_Smil_shh, whole genome shotgun sequence genome has a window encoding:
- the LOC131005623 gene encoding uncharacterized protein LOC131005623 gives METIVIVGGSEDGFGADDEKPNLWLEFHKVDLKQGGKVEKNCYPKLRCWGMVGTMSLVKSKLCLAGCTATADEADEYACFLDLDSDSNSYSDSEWKHLPLPVGCLAFGTLDGKLYGHNHHDRYAEDENLGSDWFEFIRDRLPEDEEGEHVMIPDPPNNRILFYTTSGKIYAYDPSHRESRLRLVAADVPDWSPLVAVVANIAYIAFHPRWGGDYPWMLCAYDLSNGGKHLKCVWTSMEVDGVDISDLLCHIRGLFHLPNTNNFWLAACTPDRSTSVHLHFVKFQASRTDDDDRILCTPLVLVYSPIENTAHVFHFLLIHGSLHG, from the coding sequence ATGGAGACTATTGTAATTGTGGGAGGATCCGAAGATGGGTTCGGAGCGGATGATGAGAAGCCTAACTTGTGGTTAGAATTTCATAAGGTGGATCTGAAACAAGGAGGAAAAGTAGAGAAGAATTGCTATCCGAAGCTGCGTTGTTGGGGGATGGTAGGTACCATGTCTTTGGTCAAGTCCAAGCTGTGCTTGGCAGGATGTACGGCCACAGCTGATGAAGCGGATGAATACGCCTGTTTCTTGGATTTGGATTCAGATTCAAATTcatattccgattcagagtGGAAGCATTTACCCCTTCCTGTGGGGTGTCTGGCCTTCGGTACACTTGATGGGAAGCTTTATGGTCACAACCACCATGACCGATACGCCGAAGATGAAAATCTGGGTTCAGACTGGTTCGAGTTTATCAGGGATCGTCTTCCTGAAGACGAAGAGGGAGAGCATGTGATGATTCCGGACCCACCCAACAACCGGATTCTTTTCTACACGACTTCGGGCAAAATCTATGCTTACGATCCTAGTCACCGTGAATCCAGACTCAGACTTGTGGCCGCCGATGTGCCTGATTGGTCCCCTTTGGTTGCCGTTGTGGCCAACATCGCCTACATTGCCTTCCACCCTCGATGGGGCGGCGATTATCCATGGATGCTTTGTGCCTATGATCTTTCCAATGGGGGAAAGCACTTGAAATGTGTGTGGACCTCCATGGAAGTCGATGGTGTTGACATCTCTGACTTGTTATGTCATATCCGTGGCTTGTTTCACTTACCCAACACCAACAACTTCTGGCTTGCTGCTTGCACCCCTGATAGAAGCACCTCCGTGCACCTCCACTTTGTCAAGTTCCAAGCCAGCCGCACCGACGATGATGACCGGATCCTTTGCACTCCCCTTGTTCTTGTTTACTCTCCAATTGAAAACACCGCccatgtttttcattttttactcATTCACGGATCACTCCACGGCTAG